In a single window of the Flavobacterium sp. W4I14 genome:
- a CDS encoding cold shock CspA family protein (product_source=COG1278; cath_funfam=2.40.50.140; cog=COG1278; pfam=PF00313; superfamily=50249) gives MTGVITAYNKERGFGLISQYLVLESIYFDIVDCKAKGLYVGSTVEFDTAITKRGVVAKNIMGTAKLKVRPKTLI, from the coding sequence ATGACTGGAGTAATAACAGCTTACAATAAAGAGAGAGGTTTCGGTTTAATCTCTCAATATTTGGTTTTAGAAAGCATCTATTTTGATATAGTAGATTGCAAAGCGAAAGGTTTGTATGTTGGAAGTACAGTCGAATTTGATACAGCCATTACTAAAAGAGGAGTAGTTGCTAAGAACATAATGGGTACAGCTAAACTTAAAGTGAGGCCCAAAACTTTAATATAG
- a CDS encoding hypothetical protein (product_source=Hypo-rule applied; transmembrane_helix_parts=Inside_1_4,TMhelix_5_27,Outside_28_30) has protein sequence MGDKVNLILGIVFLLGGFSVFFVIFSGKKG, from the coding sequence ATGGGCGATAAAGTAAATTTGATTCTTGGAATAGTTTTCCTTTTAGGTGGTTTTAGTGTTTTCTTTGTGATTTTTAGCGGAAAAAAGGGTTAG
- a CDS encoding CspA family cold shock protein (product_source=KO:K03704; cath_funfam=2.40.50.140; cog=COG1278; ko=KO:K03704; pfam=PF00313; smart=SM00357; superfamily=50249) translates to MQGTVKFYNESKGFGFIITEDGEEVFVHVTGLVDKISQNDRVEFEIAQGKKGPNAVNVKLI, encoded by the coding sequence ATGCAAGGAACAGTAAAATTTTACAATGAATCTAAAGGTTTTGGCTTCATTATAACAGAAGACGGCGAAGAAGTTTTTGTTCATGTTACAGGCTTGGTTGATAAAATAAGCCAGAATGATCGGGTAGAGTTCGAAATCGCACAAGGGAAAAAAGGTCCCAATGCGGTTAATGTAAAACTGATTTAA
- a CDS encoding CspA family cold shock protein (product_source=KO:K03704; cath_funfam=2.40.50.140; cog=COG1278; ko=KO:K03704; pfam=PF00313; superfamily=50249), producing MRLGTVKFYNPKEGVGSIIPSNGGREVSVFARGVIDPIKPNNIVQFDVEFTQSGIEAIKVMVLSA from the coding sequence ATGAGATTAGGTACCGTAAAGTTTTATAACCCTAAAGAAGGTGTTGGCAGTATTATACCATCAAATGGTGGGCGCGAAGTGAGTGTTTTTGCACGTGGTGTAATCGATCCGATAAAACCCAATAATATTGTTCAGTTTGATGTAGAATTTACGCAAAGTGGTATTGAGGCCATTAAGGTAATGGTGCTATCTGCATAA
- a CDS encoding cold shock CspA family protein (product_source=COG1278; cath_funfam=2.40.50.140; cog=COG1278; pfam=PF00313; smart=SM00357; superfamily=50249), whose amino-acid sequence MGTIDFYNETEGFGKIRNNIGEEVLFYQSGPINGFNLKKGLKVSFELHQTLSIAIINC is encoded by the coding sequence ATGGGAACAATAGATTTTTATAATGAAACTGAAGGCTTTGGGAAAATCAGGAACAATATTGGAGAAGAAGTTCTGTTTTATCAAAGCGGCCCAATAAATGGATTTAATTTAAAAAAAGGTTTAAAGGTTTCTTTTGAATTGCATCAAACATTATCAATTGCCATAATTAATTGCTAA
- a CDS encoding AraC family transcriptional activator of pobA (product_source=KO:K18954; cath_funfam=1.10.10.60; cog=COG2207; ko=KO:K18954; pfam=PF12833; smart=SM00342; superfamily=46689,51215) produces MIQLEPITGFFKRERALQATYPMRMLIVREGNGFLCMNSGDYPLLKGRIFFIPEEGLVRLEGEITSGYWLSFSSLLYSEFLLQHLDPQAKNLFLNLSFRDLNSHKSTKTYSLLDQLKREINIKKDMPFLAQYLSLFLGFTAGLDGYLAALTLDDLQQVLRFRAILEQFYKRERSVQFYAEGMGMSTGKLNKFLDRVLGKSLTVLIKDRIMREAEELLLHSDYTVDEIAELLGFEQTTNFSTSFRRHKGISVLQFSRLT; encoded by the coding sequence ATGATACAGCTAGAGCCAATTACCGGTTTTTTTAAAAGAGAACGTGCGTTGCAGGCAACATACCCTATGCGTATGTTGATTGTACGTGAGGGGAATGGCTTTTTGTGCATGAATTCTGGCGATTACCCCTTGTTAAAAGGTAGGATATTTTTTATTCCGGAAGAAGGACTGGTTAGGCTAGAAGGAGAAATTACCTCAGGTTATTGGCTCAGTTTTAGTAGTTTATTATATTCCGAATTTTTACTTCAGCACTTAGATCCCCAGGCTAAGAATCTCTTCTTAAATTTATCTTTCAGGGATCTTAATTCGCACAAATCAACTAAAACCTATAGTCTGCTTGATCAGCTAAAAAGAGAAATCAATATTAAAAAAGATATGCCCTTTTTAGCACAGTATTTATCGTTATTTCTGGGTTTTACGGCTGGTTTAGACGGCTATCTTGCTGCTTTAACCTTAGATGATTTACAGCAGGTATTGCGGTTTAGGGCCATTTTGGAACAATTTTATAAGCGAGAAAGGTCCGTTCAGTTTTATGCAGAAGGCATGGGGATGAGCACTGGCAAATTGAATAAATTTTTAGACCGTGTGCTTGGAAAAAGCTTAACAGTACTCATAAAAGATCGGATTATGCGCGAAGCGGAAGAATTGTTGCTTCATAGCGATTATACGGTTGATGAAATAGCCGAATTATTGGGTTTTGAACAAACCACTAATTTTAGCACGAGCTTTAGACGGCATAAAGGCATATCAGTACTTCAATTTAGCCGCCTAACTTAA